The Candidatus Methylomirabilis tolerans genomic sequence TTTGCGACCCTCGAAATCAGCAATACGACACCGCTCCCTGCCAGGATCTATGCCAACGAAGGGATCGCGCAAGTACTCTTTTTCGAGAGCGATGAACCATGCCTCGTATCGTACGCAGACAAGAAGGGCAAATATCAGGCCCAGCTAGACATCACGCTGCCGAAAATCTAGTGTAGTGTCCCTAATGCTTCTTGACATATTCCGTTCGCCCTGAGCCTGTCGAAGGGTGAACAATATCAAGAACTTCCGTTCATGAATTCGACGAACGGGATGTCAAGAGATTTCTGGGACACTACACTAGCGCCGCGCCGAAAAGCGTCGCATCTCCTCGTTCTCGGTTGTCGGGTATCCTTACCTTATAGCGGGTAGTTTCGGTATGAAAAAAAGTTTGACTTATTGTACGATTTTTGTTGACACAGACAGAACGGTCGTTGTAGAAATATCAACAACGATGAGGTGCCCTGTTGCTGATCCGGTTATTTTCATCAG encodes the following:
- a CDS encoding dCTP deaminase — encoded protein: FATLEISNTTPLPARIYANEGIAQVLFFESDEPCLVSYADKKGKYQAQLDITLPKI